GGATGGGTCAGGATGCCGAGTCGTTCCCCTGCGGGCACCGTCGCTAACATTCGATCTGGCTGCATCGATCCATTGCCAAAACTTCGTCGGCTGACGCGAGCATAGATCTTCTCGCCTGAGAGATCGGCTGGTGTTACTTTATGGTTGATACCGTTCCGTTTCTTGGTGAGGGAAGCGGGCGGCTTTTTGCCAGGGTTCGCTTCGCGCCAGGCTTTCAACTCCTCTTCGGTCGCCTTTTTTGCGGCAGCGATGGAAGCGGCTGTTTCCTGGCGGGTTCTTCGTTGTCCGTAATAGATGTTGTCACCCTTGGTGGCGACAACCTGTTCGGTGGTGAGAAGTCGTTTAAGGACATCTTGGTCGTCGTGCAGGACGAGTTCAATCAAGCGATCCGTACTCGCCGTTGCATCGAACATCGCGCGGTAATGGGCTTGGCCAGCGGCACTCGCGCCGGTATCGGCCAGGGCTTTCGTGTCCTTACAAATGTAGCCTGCCAAGTCGTAGTCGAAGTAGTCGCGGAAGAATTGCAAGACGCGCGGCTTGCGAATACTCTCGTCGGCCAGCATCCGCTCGACTTCCCGTTTCACATCTTCCTTGGTCCGCATCTTTCCATCGAGAATTGCCGTGCGAAGCTGTTCATCTGGTTTGATGTAACGAAGAGCATGGTTCAACGCCAAGCCGAGCTCCCAGTCTCTCAGCATCACTCGTCCGTATTCGTCCGGCGAATCGTGCGCAGCGAGTTCCGGGCGAAACAACGCATCGCGATCGAGGAAGATCGCCGAAAGTCCCAGGACAACCCCTTCTTCTTTCCCCAATGTTTCAATCGATTGTTGGGCGATCGTCAGGTAAGTGTCGGACTCTTTGGGAGTCGGCGGACGGAACGTTAACGCTTCAAACAGGTAATCGACCGCGGCGCGTAACCGCTCGGTGGTAACCCCTTCGTTGTTCATCAAATCACTTACCGGTGTCAGCGGACGCATGACTTTCGTGCTATAGACGATGGAAGTTGGCAGGCCGCGGAGGTCTCCCTGCATCTTGTCTTTAATTGAGTTCGGATCGTCCGTGATTTGATATGGCTCGGCAATGCTGAGCGGACCGTATGCCATGTAGCGGATGATGTCTTCGGCAACGCCAGCAATCTGCGTAGCCTCGGCACTATTCACGGAATAGAAATCGGGGTAGTTCTCCAAGCCATGATCGCGGGCCGTCGAGAGAACCGCCGGCACGCTTTTCACGGCCGTGGCATAAGCGACGGTACCACCTTGCCACTTGATGATACGGTCGATTCCAAAGTATAGCTTCAACTCCCCGCCATGATTGGTCGGCACCACGTCGCCGTGCGTTCGCAGACCTGGCTTGGCTGGGTTGAACTTCGGTTCGCGGTTGATCAGTTCGTTGAGGCGAGTGATATGTTCCTGGGGAGTTACCCGCCAGATCCGCGCAGGGGAAGACGACGGGCGAAGTTGTATGCCTTCTGGCAGGTCTCCGAACAGCAGCGCGTGATCGACGAAGTTTCCTTTGCCAGGATCACGATCGGCATGGAAGCCACCTTGATCGCGGAGCGTTTCCTTCAACTCGCTGACAACCCAATCCGAAAACATCAGCCGCTCGATCACCTCAGGCTGATCCATGTCCTTCGGGGGCATTTCTTTGAGGGTGACCTGAGCCCAGACGGTTCGCCAAGTGTCGGCATTAACCTCGTCGACCGGACCCAAATTGGTCAGCGACAAGCCACCTTCCGGGTCGGTCTCGCCGTGGCAATCAATGCAATGATTGGTGAGAAAGGGCTGGGCTAAACTGCGGAAGTCGCCGGTGACTTTTTGCCCAGGCATGTAGTTTTGGGCACTTACCGTTGCGACCATCACCAAGCAAAAGATTGCTGGGGTTGCCAAACGCATCATCATGCCAAGACTTCCTTCAGCGGACCAGTGCTCGAATCGAACTTGGTCGCCAGCTTGTCGGTCATGTTGAAACGGTCGCAGGTTACGCCCGCCGCTCGGAGCAGCGATGTGTACAAGGCATTGATCGGTCGCTTTCCGTCGAGCTGCGTGAAGCAACCGGTTTTGAAGGCACCATCAAAGTTACCCAGCAGCATGACGGGCCAGTTCGCACCGTTGGTGTGCTGACTGTCGGCGTTGTTGCTGGTATAGACGATCAGGGTATTGTCCATCATCGTGCCGCTTCCTTCGGGAATGTTTTCCAGCGACTGCATGATTTTCACCAGCATGCGGCAATTGTATTGTCGGATCTTGATCCAAATCGGGTTGTCGGGCTGCTTCATGTGCCCCAGATTATGTCCTTGCTGATCGATGCCCAGTCCTTTCCATGCCCCAAAGATCTCGCCGCGGCCTGAACCGATGGTCAGCGTGTTCGTAATGCCGGAGGTCAGCGCCGAAATACCAAGATCCAGAAGCGCGTCGTGCCAGTCGGTTTCAAACTCGGGCTTGGTATACCGCTCATCCACTTCCGGAGCGAACTGTCGCAAGTGATCGGACACGGTTGCCAGTCGATCGCGAAGCCCGTTGATGTCTTGGAAACCGTTGACGTACTGCGAATAACGCTGTTGTTCGGCCGTCGGCAACGTTTGGCCTTTGGCCGTGGCCAGCTTTTCGATTTGGTCGAAGACATTCGAGCGGGCTTCATGCTGACGACGAATGTCCCCAGTCGAGATTCCTCCATAGAGCGTTTGATAAAGCTGGTTGGGATTCGAGTACATGAAGATCGGCGAACCGGCTCCGCTGGCGGAAAGCGTTGCCAAGGTTGGCTTCGAGGTCATGTTCTCGATCGAATCCATCCCGATGCAAAGATGCGGCAGAAGCGTTTGCGGCAACGCCTTGCTAATTTCATAGTCGATCGTCGCGGCACTGGGCGGAACGCCATCGCCGCCGCGATAACCACCCAACGCTCCAAAGAAAGCACTGTGCGAGGGACTCGTGTGTTGGCCATGCAGACCATTGATGATGTGCAAACGATCCTTGAATGGTTCCAAATCTTGAATTGGTTCCGGCAGCTTGGCATTACCCAACGACCCACTATGCTGCATTCCCTTGGGAACGCAGGTCGCCGGGTCGAAACCTTGATTCTGGAGGAAGAAGATGACCCGCTTGGGCGTTCGCCCTTGGTCGGACGAAGCGAACAACGGTTGCGGAACGAGAGAAAGGCCTAAGGCAGCGCTCGTACCGGTTGCTACGGCTTGCAACATTTTGCGGCGGTTAAGCATCATCGATCCTTCCACGACGTAACAGCGAATCCGGCCAGAGTGAGGACTCTGGAGGATGGCTTAATGCTGGTATAGCTGATAGGTCTCTGGGGCACCCTCGAATGAGGGCGAGATCACAGCGTGAGGGAAAGCGGTATTGAGGGGGAAATCGGCGGGGCATAACTCCGCTTAGTATACGAAGATCGGCTGCGTTAAACTACATAAACCGTCGACCTGTATCAAGCGAATTCCCTGTAAACGGTTGCCTGGGATGCCGTAACATGTTATCTGTAAACGTGTTAAGGACCGCGGTAGTCGGTTTTGTCTGGTGGAATAAATGATTTTGTGTGACACCAGATGCCGGTATCTGGGG
This window of the Blastopirellula marina genome carries:
- a CDS encoding DUF1588 domain-containing protein; translated protein: MRLATPAIFCLVMVATVSAQNYMPGQKVTGDFRSLAQPFLTNHCIDCHGETDPEGGLSLTNLGPVDEVNADTWRTVWAQVTLKEMPPKDMDQPEVIERLMFSDWVVSELKETLRDQGGFHADRDPGKGNFVDHALLFGDLPEGIQLRPSSSPARIWRVTPQEHITRLNELINREPKFNPAKPGLRTHGDVVPTNHGGELKLYFGIDRIIKWQGGTVAYATAVKSVPAVLSTARDHGLENYPDFYSVNSAEATQIAGVAEDIIRYMAYGPLSIAEPYQITDDPNSIKDKMQGDLRGLPTSIVYSTKVMRPLTPVSDLMNNEGVTTERLRAAVDYLFEALTFRPPTPKESDTYLTIAQQSIETLGKEEGVVLGLSAIFLDRDALFRPELAAHDSPDEYGRVMLRDWELGLALNHALRYIKPDEQLRTAILDGKMRTKEDVKREVERMLADESIRKPRVLQFFRDYFDYDLAGYICKDTKALADTGASAAGQAHYRAMFDATASTDRLIELVLHDDQDVLKRLLTTEQVVATKGDNIYYGQRRTRQETAASIAAAKKATEEELKAWREANPGKKPPASLTKKRNGINHKVTPADLSGEKIYARVSRRSFGNGSMQPDRMLATVPAGERLGILTHPSWLVSHSDAMDNHAIRRGHWIRERLLGGGIPDVPITVDAMLPDEPENTLRERMRVTREAYCWTCHKKMDPLGLPFEMYNHAGLYRETEQDKPVDSTGEIIDSGDPELDGEVANAIELIERIADSERAEQVFVRHAFRYWMGRNETLNDAPILQAAHAAYRDNGGSMKALLMSLLTSDAFLYRTVDRTE
- a CDS encoding DUF1552 domain-containing protein; the encoded protein is MLNRRKMLQAVATGTSAALGLSLVPQPLFASSDQGRTPKRVIFFLQNQGFDPATCVPKGMQHSGSLGNAKLPEPIQDLEPFKDRLHIINGLHGQHTSPSHSAFFGALGGYRGGDGVPPSAATIDYEISKALPQTLLPHLCIGMDSIENMTSKPTLATLSASGAGSPIFMYSNPNQLYQTLYGGISTGDIRRQHEARSNVFDQIEKLATAKGQTLPTAEQQRYSQYVNGFQDINGLRDRLATVSDHLRQFAPEVDERYTKPEFETDWHDALLDLGISALTSGITNTLTIGSGRGEIFGAWKGLGIDQQGHNLGHMKQPDNPIWIKIRQYNCRMLVKIMQSLENIPEGSGTMMDNTLIVYTSNNADSQHTNGANWPVMLLGNFDGAFKTGCFTQLDGKRPINALYTSLLRAAGVTCDRFNMTDKLATKFDSSTGPLKEVLA